One window of Salegentibacter sp. Hel_I_6 genomic DNA carries:
- a CDS encoding ThuA domain-containing protein, whose translation MLKNYSTFLLVIFLFSLTTGFSQEDEEKGDKKEVLVFYKTDGFWHNSIPTGRDFLLDLGEDHDFEVTTTKDADDFLEDDIQNYDLIIFLNTTGNVFDDEEQEGFKKYIENGGNFFGIHAAADTEGDWPWFVELVGGFFDGHPEVQQADIKLNMPQHPAVSHLPELWTRTDEWYNYKNLNPEMQVLLYLDENSYEGGTNGEEHPIAWFGETGYGGISIYTGLGHTVQSYIEPLFQEHILQSILFALEKDK comes from the coding sequence ATGCTTAAAAATTATTCAACTTTTCTATTGGTGATCTTCCTATTTAGTTTAACCACTGGTTTTTCGCAGGAAGACGAAGAAAAAGGAGATAAAAAAGAAGTGCTGGTTTTCTATAAAACCGATGGTTTTTGGCATAATTCTATTCCCACCGGACGCGATTTCCTTTTAGATCTTGGGGAAGATCACGATTTTGAAGTGACCACTACAAAAGATGCAGACGATTTTCTTGAAGATGATATTCAAAATTATGATTTAATCATATTCTTAAATACCACCGGTAATGTCTTTGATGATGAAGAGCAGGAAGGTTTTAAAAAATATATAGAAAATGGTGGTAATTTTTTCGGTATTCACGCTGCTGCAGATACCGAAGGAGATTGGCCCTGGTTTGTAGAGTTGGTGGGCGGCTTTTTTGATGGGCATCCAGAAGTTCAACAAGCTGATATAAAATTAAATATGCCGCAACATCCTGCAGTTTCTCATCTTCCAGAATTGTGGACACGAACAGATGAATGGTATAATTATAAAAATCTAAATCCTGAAATGCAGGTTTTGCTCTACCTTGATGAAAACTCTTACGAAGGTGGCACTAATGGAGAAGAACATCCTATTGCATGGTTTGGAGAAACCGGCTACGGAGGAATTTCAATTTATACAGGTTTGGGACACACCGTTCAGTCATATATTGAGCCGTTGTTTCAGGAGCATATTTTGCAATCGATATTATTCGCCCTGGAGAAAGATAAATAG
- the hemH gene encoding ferrochelatase has protein sequence MSKGVLMVNLGSPKSTDPKDVKNYLDEFLMDERVIDVPYWARVLLVRGIVLNTRPKKSAEAYQKIWWDEGSPLIVLSERLQNKIDKNTSVPIALAMRYGEPSIKAGLQELHDKGVDEVLLFPLYPQFAMATTETILVLAEELRKEFFPKMQFTTVPPFYNHSDYIRVLAESIAEKLKGKDFQHLLFSYHGVPERHIRKSDVTKSHCKIDGSCCQTASAAHQFCYRHQCYETTRLVAEYLELKENSYSVSFQSRLGFDPWLQPYTDRTIERFGKQGMKKLAIVTPAFVSDCLETLEEIAMEGEEIFHEVGGEEFTVVPCLNDRNDWVKVLSRWIDEWAHQKPVEA, from the coding sequence ATGAGCAAAGGCGTACTGATGGTTAATTTGGGATCCCCCAAAAGTACCGATCCCAAAGATGTGAAAAATTACCTTGATGAATTTTTGATGGATGAGCGTGTAATAGACGTTCCCTATTGGGCCAGAGTACTTTTAGTAAGAGGAATTGTCTTAAACACCAGGCCGAAGAAATCAGCTGAAGCTTATCAGAAAATTTGGTGGGATGAGGGGTCGCCGCTAATTGTTTTATCAGAGCGTCTTCAAAATAAAATTGATAAAAACACGTCGGTTCCAATTGCTTTGGCAATGCGTTATGGCGAGCCAAGTATAAAAGCGGGCCTTCAGGAATTGCACGATAAAGGGGTAGACGAGGTGTTGCTTTTTCCATTGTATCCTCAATTTGCAATGGCAACTACTGAAACTATTCTTGTTTTAGCTGAAGAACTTCGGAAAGAATTTTTTCCAAAAATGCAATTCACTACGGTACCGCCTTTTTATAATCATTCAGATTATATTCGGGTTTTAGCCGAAAGTATTGCTGAAAAATTAAAAGGAAAAGATTTTCAGCATTTATTGTTTTCTTATCACGGTGTACCCGAACGCCATATTAGAAAAAGTGATGTAACTAAATCTCATTGTAAAATTGACGGAAGTTGTTGCCAAACGGCATCAGCAGCACATCAATTTTGTTATCGTCACCAATGTTATGAAACCACTAGACTTGTAGCTGAATATCTTGAGTTAAAAGAAAATTCATACAGTGTTTCCTTTCAATCCCGATTAGGTTTCGATCCATGGTTACAACCCTATACCGATAGAACCATAGAACGTTTTGGAAAACAGGGTATGAAAAAACTCGCCATTGTAACTCCAGCTTTTGTTTCCGATTGTCTGGAAACTTTGGAAGAAATCGCCATGGAAGGCGAAGAAATTTTTCACGAAGTTGGAGGTGAAGAATTTACTGTAGTTCCCTGCTTAAACGATCGTAACGACTGGGTAAAAGTGCTTTCCCGTTGGATAGACGAATGGGCGCACCAAAAGCCGGTTGAAGCCTAA
- a CDS encoding MATE family efflux transporter, protein MASANSQNLGEKPIGKLLIQQAAPASIGILVMSLNILIDTIFVGNWIGSTAIAAINVVLPVSFFIAALGMAIGIGGSSIISRALGGNDRKKALKTFGNQISLTLILTISLVIIGLTFIDSLIPAFGGKGDIFEPAKIYYTIVLYGVPFLALCMMGNTVIRAEGKPKFAMIAMIIPSVGNLLLDYIFINQMGLGMWGAAWASTASYLFCFAYVFWFFLSKNSELKIRIPDFRLHKSILSEISSLGFVTLSRQAVVSIIYLLMNNILFDLGGEDAVAIYAIIGRMLMFALFPVLGVTQGFLPIAGFNYGAEKFQRVRESINTAVLYACGLGLLVFGGIMFFAEEIVEIFTQNPTIIAETPNAMRWVFAATPIVAIQLIGAAYFQAVGKAVPALLLTLSRQGFFFIPLILILPNYYGEIGVWISFPIADLLSTLLTGYFLNREIRLKLKAETS, encoded by the coding sequence ATGGCTTCGGCGAATTCCCAAAACCTGGGAGAAAAACCTATAGGTAAATTATTAATTCAGCAGGCTGCCCCGGCTTCCATAGGAATTCTGGTAATGTCGCTGAATATTTTGATCGATACCATTTTCGTGGGGAACTGGATTGGTTCTACTGCTATCGCAGCGATAAATGTAGTGCTTCCGGTTTCATTTTTTATAGCCGCTTTGGGAATGGCTATTGGTATTGGAGGTTCTTCTATAATAAGCAGGGCATTAGGTGGTAATGACCGTAAAAAAGCCTTAAAAACCTTCGGTAACCAGATTAGTTTAACGCTAATTCTCACCATTAGTTTAGTTATTATTGGGCTTACGTTCATAGATTCTCTTATTCCTGCCTTTGGCGGAAAAGGCGATATTTTTGAACCTGCAAAAATCTATTATACCATAGTGCTATATGGAGTGCCTTTTCTCGCGCTTTGTATGATGGGCAACACGGTAATTCGAGCCGAGGGGAAACCTAAATTTGCCATGATCGCGATGATTATCCCTTCTGTAGGAAATTTGTTGTTGGATTATATTTTTATAAACCAAATGGGACTTGGAATGTGGGGTGCAGCCTGGGCAAGTACCGCTTCTTATCTTTTTTGCTTTGCCTATGTTTTCTGGTTTTTTCTTTCTAAAAATTCTGAATTAAAAATTAGAATACCAGATTTTAGGCTTCATAAATCTATACTGTCTGAAATAAGTTCTTTGGGCTTTGTTACGCTTTCCAGGCAGGCCGTGGTAAGCATAATTTACTTACTTATGAATAACATTCTTTTTGATCTTGGCGGGGAAGATGCGGTAGCGATTTATGCGATTATTGGAAGAATGCTAATGTTTGCCTTATTTCCGGTTTTAGGGGTTACACAAGGCTTTTTACCAATTGCCGGGTTTAATTATGGCGCTGAAAAATTTCAACGGGTTAGGGAGAGTATCAACACGGCGGTGTTATATGCCTGCGGATTGGGATTATTGGTTTTTGGCGGGATTATGTTTTTTGCTGAAGAAATTGTTGAAATCTTTACTCAAAACCCAACGATTATTGCTGAAACTCCTAATGCTATGCGTTGGGTTTTTGCAGCGACACCTATAGTGGCAATTCAACTTATTGGTGCGGCATATTTCCAGGCGGTTGGTAAAGCAGTTCCGGCATTATTGCTCACCCTTTCCAGGCAGGGATTCTTTTTTATTCCGTTAATTCTAATTTTACCAAATTACTATGGGGAGATTGGCGTTTGGATTTCATTCCCAATTGCTGATTTACTTTCAACTTTGCTAACAGGCTATTTTTTAAATAGGGAAATAAGACTAAAACTGAAAGCGGAAACCTCCTGA
- a CDS encoding type II toxin-antitoxin system RelE/ParE family toxin → MGFKLKISVKARLDVQEAMDWYNDQLPELGMRFLNDFRSTLAYIVEHPYSFRKFDANNREAGLKIFPYLIIYKVEDFKITVLGVFNTHQNPTKKP, encoded by the coding sequence ATGGGGTTTAAGCTTAAAATAAGCGTAAAAGCCCGTTTAGATGTTCAAGAAGCTATGGATTGGTATAACGACCAATTACCTGAATTAGGAATGCGATTTTTAAATGATTTTCGAAGTACTTTAGCTTATATCGTTGAGCATCCCTATTCATTTAGAAAATTTGATGCTAATAATAGGGAAGCAGGATTGAAGATTTTTCCTTATTTAATAATTTATAAGGTCGAAGATTTTAAAATTACTGTTCTCGGTGTTTTCAATACTCACCAAAACCCAACCAAAAAACCATAA
- a CDS encoding CopD family protein, producing the protein MEYYQYIKALHLIFVITWFAGLFYIPRLFIYHIEATQKPEPEKSILGTQLKLMTKRLWFIITWPSAILASLFAFLLLHLAPGWLSQDWMLVKLGFVVLLYAYHIKSHFIFKELQNDIVKWTSNQMRLWNEGSTLILFSVIFLVIVRDALNWIYGVLGIFLLAGMLMLGIKIYKRIRTKKPDA; encoded by the coding sequence ATAGAATATTACCAGTATATAAAAGCTTTGCACCTTATTTTTGTAATAACCTGGTTTGCGGGGCTTTTTTATATTCCGCGTTTATTTATATACCATATTGAAGCCACCCAAAAACCCGAACCAGAGAAAAGTATTTTAGGTACCCAACTAAAATTAATGACCAAAAGACTCTGGTTTATAATTACCTGGCCTTCGGCTATTTTAGCGAGTTTGTTTGCTTTTCTATTACTTCATTTGGCCCCGGGATGGCTTTCCCAGGATTGGATGTTAGTGAAATTGGGATTTGTAGTTTTGCTTTATGCTTATCATATAAAATCCCATTTCATCTTTAAAGAACTTCAAAATGATATTGTAAAATGGACCTCCAATCAAATGCGATTATGGAATGAAGGTTCTACATTAATTCTTTTTTCAGTGATATTTTTAGTAATAGTGAGGGATGCTTTAAACTGGATTTATGGAGTTCTGGGAATTTTTCTATTAGCGGGAATGTTAATGTTGGGAATTAAAATTTACAAACGAATTAGAACTAAAAAACCCGATGCCTAA
- a CDS encoding PAS domain-containing sensor histidine kinase codes for MKLSKLSLSTRIFISMILLVLGASILIVGITVYQYKQEAENYHRERLERKEQAIRENIRFILASTTYLVNSENIDNILRGKIDEMAQVHEMQINVYNLDGRLMVKSDQSFFRDTTDNQIDREILQKIEKSEHKRYLQKTQINEQKYQSSYTHITDGKFKPIAILYLPYLQDDSVLNRDLNNFLIRMGEVYLFMLVLAIIMSYFLSKYITKSLKIISDKITETRLDKRNQKIDISNASEEIYTLVAAYNSMIDELEESAVQLAAGEREQAWREMAKQVAHEIKNPLTPMRLSVQSFERNFNPNDPDIEAKVAEYSTTLINQIDTMSSIASAFSNFAKMPAQQNEMLNVPKIVKLALDIFNEDYIQFSSEKEEILAKFDRTQLIRVITNLVKNAIQAMHGQENPRIIVSIHEEESEVCVIISDNGMGISEENLEKVFEPKFTTKSSGMGLGLAMVKNIVETYNGSITFTSKQGKGTTFKVRFPK; via the coding sequence ATGAAGCTTTCTAAACTTTCCTTAAGTACTCGTATTTTTATCTCCATGATCCTATTGGTGTTGGGAGCTTCAATTCTAATTGTGGGAATTACGGTTTATCAATATAAGCAGGAAGCTGAAAATTATCACCGCGAACGCCTGGAGCGAAAAGAGCAGGCGATAAGAGAAAACATCAGGTTTATTCTGGCCAGTACAACTTACCTTGTTAATAGTGAGAATATTGATAATATTCTAAGGGGTAAAATAGACGAAATGGCTCAGGTTCACGAAATGCAAATCAATGTTTATAATCTTGATGGGCGTTTAATGGTAAAATCAGACCAATCTTTTTTTAGGGATACTACAGATAACCAGATAGATCGGGAGATTCTTCAAAAAATAGAAAAATCTGAACATAAGCGCTATTTGCAAAAAACCCAAATTAATGAACAAAAATACCAATCGTCGTATACCCATATTACCGACGGAAAATTTAAACCAATAGCCATACTATATCTTCCTTATTTGCAGGATGATTCGGTTTTAAATCGCGACTTGAACAATTTCCTCATTCGAATGGGTGAAGTTTATTTATTTATGCTGGTTTTGGCTATAATAATGTCTTATTTTCTGTCTAAATACATTACGAAATCGCTTAAGATTATTTCAGATAAAATTACCGAAACCCGTTTAGATAAGAGAAATCAGAAAATTGATATCAGCAACGCTTCTGAAGAGATTTACACGCTTGTTGCAGCATATAATAGTATGATTGACGAGTTGGAGGAAAGTGCAGTACAACTGGCCGCAGGAGAGCGAGAACAAGCCTGGCGTGAAATGGCCAAACAGGTCGCCCATGAGATTAAAAATCCGTTAACTCCAATGCGCTTGAGTGTACAAAGTTTTGAACGAAACTTTAATCCTAATGACCCAGATATTGAAGCAAAGGTTGCTGAATATTCTACAACACTCATCAATCAAATAGATACGATGAGCTCTATTGCATCGGCATTTTCTAATTTCGCAAAAATGCCGGCTCAGCAAAACGAAATGCTGAATGTTCCAAAAATAGTGAAACTCGCTCTGGATATTTTTAATGAAGATTATATTCAGTTTTCCAGTGAAAAAGAGGAAATTCTGGCAAAATTCGACCGTACACAGCTAATTAGAGTAATTACCAATTTGGTGAAAAACGCAATACAAGCTATGCATGGGCAAGAAAATCCGCGTATTATAGTAAGCATTCATGAAGAGGAATCAGAAGTATGTGTGATTATTTCTGACAACGGAATGGGAATTTCCGAAGAAAATTTAGAGAAGGTTTTTGAACCTAAATTTACTACCAAAAGCAGTGGAATGGGGCTTGGACTGGCCATGGTAAAGAATATTGTGGAAACCTATAATGGAAGTATTACCTTTACTTCAAAGCAGGGGAAAGGCACTACGTTTAAGGTGCGTTTTCCAAAATAA
- a CDS encoding enoyl-CoA hydratase/isomerase family protein, whose product MEFENILTENNDGILQISINRPKKLNALNRDTIEELHEAFSDAKEDSEVKVIILTGTGEKAFVAGADISEFSNFSTEEGRELAADGQAKLFDFVANFPKPVIAAVNGFALGGGLELAMSAHFRVASDNAKMGLPETSLGLIPGYGGTQRLPQLVGKGRAMEMIMTAGMIDANQALQYNLVNHVCEPEELIEFTEKIAQKIMKNSLVAMSAAIRAVNANYEDGVNGFGVEISEFGSSFGTEDFKEGTSAFLNKRKADFPGK is encoded by the coding sequence ATGGAATTCGAAAATATTTTAACCGAAAATAATGACGGAATTTTACAAATTTCAATAAATCGTCCTAAAAAATTAAACGCATTAAACCGCGATACTATTGAAGAATTGCACGAGGCTTTCTCTGATGCTAAAGAAGATAGCGAAGTAAAAGTAATTATCTTAACCGGAACAGGTGAAAAGGCTTTTGTTGCCGGTGCTGATATTAGTGAATTCTCCAATTTTTCTACGGAAGAAGGTCGGGAGCTTGCAGCCGATGGACAAGCTAAACTATTCGATTTTGTAGCCAACTTTCCAAAACCGGTGATTGCAGCGGTAAATGGCTTTGCACTTGGCGGCGGACTCGAATTGGCGATGTCTGCTCATTTTAGAGTAGCAAGCGATAATGCTAAAATGGGGCTTCCCGAAACTTCACTTGGGCTAATTCCCGGTTATGGAGGTACGCAGCGACTTCCGCAACTTGTTGGAAAAGGTCGCGCTATGGAGATGATCATGACCGCAGGTATGATAGATGCTAACCAAGCGCTTCAATATAATCTGGTAAATCACGTTTGTGAGCCGGAAGAATTAATAGAATTTACCGAAAAAATTGCTCAGAAGATTATGAAAAATTCTCTGGTAGCTATGAGCGCCGCAATTAGGGCGGTTAATGCAAATTACGAAGATGGCGTAAACGGCTTTGGAGTGGAAATTAGCGAATTTGGAAGTTCTTTTGGAACCGAAGATTTTAAAGAAGGAACTTCAGCCTTTTTAAATAAACGCAAAGCAGATTTTCCGGGAAAATAA
- a CDS encoding PA0069 family radical SAM protein — MSNNNEFIYGRGAQLNVSNRFDAHNHEFRDDFLNHCATEGDEVQNSKTVLLDTFPKSIVNKVTSPDVGMGFSLNPYQGCEHGCVYCYARNSHEYWGYSAGLDFEQKILVKRNAVQLLEKKISGKKWEAAPIVLSGNTDCYQPIEKKLKITRQLLETFLKYKHPVGIITKNALVQRDMDILRELAADNLVHVNLSVTSLEEKTRRILEPRTASIKKRLETIEKLSLANIPVSVMMAPIIPAINSHEIMPLVKEVSERGALGIGYTIVRLNGSIGAIFTDWIKKTMPDRADKVLSQIESVHGGSLNDSRFGTRMKGEGEFADQVKQQFKIARAKYLKGRERPLLNCDLHEEFKDGQMKLF, encoded by the coding sequence ATGTCCAATAATAATGAATTTATCTACGGAAGAGGTGCGCAGTTAAATGTGTCTAACCGATTTGATGCGCACAATCACGAGTTTAGGGATGATTTTCTAAATCATTGTGCTACTGAAGGGGATGAGGTGCAAAACTCTAAAACCGTTTTATTAGATACTTTTCCTAAAAGTATTGTGAATAAAGTGACCAGCCCCGATGTGGGTATGGGTTTTTCTCTAAATCCTTACCAGGGCTGCGAACACGGTTGTGTTTACTGTTATGCTCGTAATTCCCACGAATACTGGGGTTATAGCGCCGGACTCGATTTTGAACAGAAAATTCTTGTAAAAAGAAACGCGGTCCAGTTGCTTGAAAAGAAAATAAGCGGTAAAAAGTGGGAAGCTGCTCCTATTGTACTTTCCGGAAATACCGATTGTTACCAGCCTATTGAGAAGAAACTGAAAATTACCCGCCAACTACTGGAAACGTTTCTGAAGTATAAACATCCGGTAGGAATTATTACCAAGAATGCACTGGTGCAAAGGGATATGGATATTTTACGAGAGCTGGCAGCAGATAATTTAGTACACGTGAACCTTTCGGTTACTTCGCTGGAAGAAAAAACCCGAAGGATTTTGGAGCCTAGAACCGCAAGCATTAAAAAACGCCTGGAAACCATAGAGAAACTTTCTCTGGCAAACATTCCTGTTAGTGTTATGATGGCTCCTATAATTCCCGCCATCAACTCTCACGAAATCATGCCTTTGGTCAAAGAGGTTTCAGAAAGGGGTGCCCTGGGCATTGGCTATACCATTGTGCGTTTAAATGGTTCGATTGGTGCAATTTTCACCGATTGGATTAAGAAAACAATGCCAGATAGAGCCGATAAAGTTTTAAGTCAAATTGAAAGTGTACACGGCGGGAGTCTAAATGATAGTCGCTTTGGAACGAGAATGAAAGGAGAAGGCGAGTTTGCAGATCAGGTAAAGCAACAATTTAAAATAGCGCGAGCTAAATATTTAAAAGGAAGAGAAAGACCATTGCTAAACTGCGATCTACATGAAGAATTTAAAGACGGACAAATGAAGCTGTTTTGA
- a CDS encoding Fpg/Nei family DNA glycosylase: MPELPEVAYQKKYADATILHKKIVNVETGDKKIYQSAQSEFVETLKDNQFTGSERLGKYLFLNLENKGVLVVHFGMTGKLEYYQHDEVPKYAQLTLTFEDHSRVSFTCPRKFGKLYLAKSLAEFQKENDLGFDALALTKEQFSEILDGKTGTIKGLLMNQKLIAGIGNLYADEVLFQAKVHPTIKVDKLSEKEKLVIFKEIEEVLEVVKEARVEGKKLPKSYLTSVRKKDVGCPRENGKIEQIKVSGRTTYFCPTCQKEKS, from the coding sequence ATGCCAGAACTACCAGAAGTTGCTTACCAGAAAAAATATGCCGATGCTACTATTTTGCATAAAAAGATAGTAAATGTAGAGACCGGTGATAAAAAAATATACCAGTCGGCTCAAAGTGAATTTGTAGAAACCCTAAAAGACAATCAATTTACCGGAAGCGAACGCCTGGGGAAATACTTATTCTTAAATTTAGAGAATAAAGGGGTTTTGGTAGTGCATTTTGGAATGACCGGGAAACTGGAATATTATCAACACGATGAGGTGCCAAAGTATGCACAACTCACACTTACCTTCGAAGACCATTCCCGGGTTTCCTTTACCTGTCCGCGTAAATTTGGAAAGCTCTATTTAGCTAAAAGTTTAGCTGAATTTCAGAAAGAAAATGATCTGGGATTTGATGCGCTTGCCCTTACAAAAGAACAGTTTTCAGAAATTTTGGATGGAAAAACCGGAACGATAAAAGGCTTGCTTATGAACCAAAAACTCATCGCGGGAATTGGAAATTTGTATGCCGATGAGGTGCTTTTCCAGGCCAAAGTTCATCCAACAATCAAAGTTGATAAACTTTCAGAAAAAGAGAAGCTGGTGATTTTTAAAGAGATCGAAGAAGTCCTGGAAGTGGTAAAAGAAGCCAGGGTAGAAGGGAAGAAACTCCCGAAGTCTTATCTAACTTCGGTGCGTAAAAAAGACGTAGGATGTCCCAGGGAGAACGGTAAAATTGAACAAATAAAAGTTTCGGGGAGAACCACTTATTTCTGTCCTACCTGTCAAAAGGAGAAATCTTAA
- a CDS encoding HD domain-containing protein, which translates to MNKPQILKNTKTFVKETLKNAEGGHDWFHIQRVWKNAKLIAKNENADLFIVELGALLHDIADSKFHNGDESVGPNVASKFLEKQQVDAEVIDQVVKIIENVSFKGGNIQREFNSIELEIVQDADRLDALGAIGIARTFNYGGFKGRALYDPEIKPDLNMSKEEYKASTAPTINHFYEKLLLLKDRMNTETGKEIAQRRHEFMELYLEQFYAEWNGKV; encoded by the coding sequence ATGAATAAACCCCAGATATTAAAAAATACTAAAACCTTCGTAAAAGAAACCCTTAAAAATGCTGAAGGTGGTCACGACTGGTTTCATATTCAGCGGGTTTGGAAAAATGCGAAACTGATTGCAAAAAATGAAAATGCTGATCTTTTTATCGTAGAATTAGGCGCTCTGTTGCACGACATCGCCGATTCAAAATTTCACAATGGAGATGAAAGTGTTGGACCCAACGTGGCATCAAAATTTCTTGAGAAACAACAGGTTGATGCTGAAGTTATAGATCAGGTGGTAAAAATCATCGAAAACGTATCTTTTAAAGGCGGAAATATTCAGCGGGAATTTAATTCGATTGAACTCGAAATAGTTCAGGATGCCGACAGGTTAGATGCGCTGGGTGCAATAGGAATTGCCCGTACCTTTAACTATGGAGGCTTTAAAGGCCGTGCCCTTTACGATCCTGAAATTAAGCCAGACCTGAATATGAGCAAAGAAGAATACAAAGCTTCTACTGCACCAACCATCAATCATTTTTACGAAAAATTACTTTTGCTAAAAGACCGAATGAATACTGAAACAGGAAAGGAGATTGCCCAAAGGCGCCATGAATTTATGGAACTTTACCTGGAGCAATTTTATGCGGAATGGAACGGAAAAGTTTAA
- a CDS encoding 1-acyl-sn-glycerol-3-phosphate acyltransferase — translation MKKILSYPLTVLFYFFFFLNLLVFHPIQWLCLKLGGYQTHKKSVDVFNLFLMRCLNILGTRFSIENTQNIPIEKPCIFVANHQGMYDIPPIIWHLRKHHPKFVSKKELGKGIPSISFNLRHGGSVLIDRKNPRESLIKMAKFAKYLNKTNRSAVIFPEGTRSRTGAPKKFAVSGMQMLFKQMPEALIVPITINNSWKLFKHGNFPMEPGVHIKLKIHEPIPVASDDPESLVAKVERTIIADIK, via the coding sequence ATGAAAAAAATACTTTCATACCCCTTAACGGTTTTATTCTATTTCTTTTTCTTTCTAAACCTGTTGGTTTTTCATCCTATCCAGTGGTTGTGCTTAAAACTTGGTGGTTACCAAACACATAAAAAGAGTGTGGATGTTTTTAATCTATTTTTAATGCGTTGCCTTAATATTTTAGGCACCCGTTTTAGTATTGAAAACACTCAGAATATTCCAATAGAAAAACCCTGTATTTTTGTTGCAAATCACCAGGGAATGTATGATATCCCACCTATTATATGGCACTTGCGCAAACATCATCCAAAATTTGTGAGCAAAAAAGAATTAGGTAAAGGAATACCAAGTATTTCGTTTAATCTACGCCACGGAGGCTCTGTTTTAATAGATCGAAAAAATCCAAGAGAATCACTTATTAAAATGGCCAAATTTGCTAAATACTTAAATAAAACAAATCGCTCTGCGGTAATTTTTCCAGAAGGAACCCGCAGCCGAACCGGAGCTCCAAAAAAGTTTGCCGTTAGCGGAATGCAGATGCTTTTTAAACAAATGCCAGAAGCTTTAATTGTTCCCATAACTATAAATAATTCCTGGAAACTTTTTAAACACGGCAATTTTCCTATGGAACCCGGCGTTCATATCAAGCTAAAAATTCACGAGCCCATTCCTGTAGCTTCAGACGATCCGGAAAGTTTGGTTGCTAAAGTGGAACGAACTATTATTGCGGATATTAAGTAA
- a CDS encoding BrxA/BrxB family bacilliredoxin codes for MYPADLVKPMREDLTSIGFEELHSVEDVENAMKKEGTTLVVVNSVCGCAAANARPGARISLQNAKKPDNLVTVFAGVDKEATDKARSLMVPFPPSSPSMALFKDGELVHMLERHHIEGRPAEMIAENLIGAYNEFC; via the coding sequence ATGTATCCAGCAGATTTAGTGAAACCTATGCGTGAAGACCTTACCAGCATTGGTTTTGAAGAATTACACAGTGTAGAAGATGTAGAGAACGCAATGAAGAAAGAAGGAACTACCCTGGTAGTTGTAAATTCGGTTTGTGGATGTGCTGCCGCCAATGCAAGACCAGGCGCCAGAATCTCTTTACAGAATGCAAAAAAACCAGATAATTTAGTGACTGTTTTCGCAGGGGTAGACAAAGAAGCTACAGATAAAGCTCGTAGCTTAATGGTACCTTTCCCTCCATCTTCGCCTTCTATGGCACTTTTTAAAGATGGTGAATTAGTACATATGCTAGAGCGTCACCACATTGAAGGTCGCCCGGCTGAAATGATTGCTGAAAACCTTATTGGAGCTTATAACGAGTTTTGTTAA